The bacterium genome includes a region encoding these proteins:
- the tgt gene encoding tRNA guanosine(34) transglycosylase Tgt — MINPFKIIYKDKTSKARIGKLITSHGEVNTPIFMPVGTQATVKTLSPEELVNIGTEVVLCNAYHLSLRPGVEIIKEAGGLHKFMHWDGPILTDSGGYQIFSLSDLRKITDEGARFQSHIDGKEIFLTPEEAISAQNDLGADIIMVLDECIQYPCEYAYAEIAMQRTCKWAERCKKAHTDERQLLFPVVQGGMHKGLRERCANELVGKNFSGYAIGGLSVGEDRSLMYEIAQHTLCFIPEHRVRYLMGVGDPRDLLECIGMGIDMFDCVMPTRNARNGTVFTRRGKLVVRNAKHARNHSPIDIECACYTCRNYSRAYIRHLFNTKEILGLRLTSIHNLYFLMELIRDARKAISKNEFLDFKKAFLKQYAGKLVL, encoded by the coding sequence CAAGGATTGGAAAACTTATTACCTCTCATGGCGAGGTTAATACTCCTATCTTTATGCCTGTAGGTACGCAGGCAACAGTAAAGACTTTATCTCCTGAGGAGCTTGTCAACATTGGCACAGAGGTAGTTCTTTGTAATGCCTATCATTTGTCTCTGAGACCTGGTGTAGAAATCATAAAAGAAGCTGGAGGACTACATAAATTTATGCATTGGGATGGTCCCATACTAACAGATAGTGGAGGATACCAAATCTTTAGTCTTTCGGATCTAAGGAAAATCACTGATGAAGGAGCCAGGTTTCAATCACATATAGATGGCAAGGAAATTTTTCTAACGCCTGAAGAGGCTATCAGCGCTCAGAATGACCTTGGCGCAGATATAATAATGGTTTTAGATGAATGCATCCAGTATCCATGCGAGTATGCTTATGCAGAAATTGCCATGCAAAGAACATGTAAGTGGGCAGAGAGATGTAAAAAGGCTCATACTGACGAGAGACAGCTTTTATTTCCTGTGGTTCAGGGAGGGATGCATAAAGGGCTGAGGGAAAGATGCGCAAACGAGTTAGTAGGGAAAAACTTTTCGGGTTATGCTATTGGTGGCTTGAGTGTAGGAGAAGATAGATCGTTAATGTATGAAATTGCCCAACATACACTTTGTTTCATTCCTGAACACAGAGTTCGTTATTTAATGGGAGTAGGAGATCCCCGGGATCTATTAGAATGCATAGGCATGGGCATTGATATGTTTGATTGTGTGATGCCTACACGTAATGCAAGAAATGGCACAGTGTTCACAAGAAGGGGAAAACTGGTTGTGAGAAATGCAAAGCATGCAAGAAACCATAGTCCCATAGATATTGAATGTGCTTGCTATACATGCAGGAATTACTCTAGGGCGTATATTAGACACTTGTTTAACACAAAGGAAATTTTAGGGCTCAGATTAACCTCAATTCATAACCTGTATTTTCTAATGGAACTTATCAGAGACGCCAGAAAGGCTATATCTAAAAACGAGTTTTTGGATTTTAAGAAAGCATTTTTGAAGCAGTATGCAGGAAAATTAGTTCTTTAA
- the yajC gene encoding preprotein translocase subunit YajC: protein MGSAGGGGASQQGQGNPFGFLIMMALIFGIFYFLTIRPQQKKQKERKEMISKVEKGDKVITSGGIYGMVVGTKEKTLVIKVADNVKIEFSRSAISRVEEKAEQA from the coding sequence ATGGGAAGTGCTGGGGGAGGGGGAGCGTCACAGCAGGGACAGGGGAATCCATTCGGTTTTCTAATTATGATGGCACTGATATTTGGGATCTTCTATTTTTTAACGATCAGACCTCAGCAGAAGAAGCAGAAGGAGCGCAAGGAAATGATTTCCAAGGTAGAAAAAGGGGATAAGGTAATTACCAGCGGCGGCATTTATGGCATGGTTGTAGGGACAAAAGAAAAAACGCTGGTAATAAAGGTCGCAGATAATGTAAAGATAGAGTTTTCCAGAAGCGCAATAAGCCGCGTAGAAGAGAAAGCTGAGCAAGCATAA